GCCATTCTCGAGGCCAGAAGACTTGCGCATGAGAACAGACTAGAGGGCAAAGACTTGGACGAGCTCGACGAGctagaagacgaagaagatgacgacttTCTGGAACAGTATCGCCAGAAGCGCATGGCCGAATTGAGCAACCTACAGAAGAAGTCTATCCACGGCTCCGTATATCCCATATCCAAGCCCGACTACCAGCGTGAAATCACTGAGGCTTCCAATAACGGCCCCGTCTTCGTCAACCTCACATCCACCTCGGGCAATGTGGAATCAAGGGTTCTATCAGAGCTCTGGAGGCAAGCTGCGAAGGAGTACGGCGACATCAAGTTTTGCGAAATTCGAGCAAGCCAGGCCATTGAAAACTACCCGGATCGAAACTGCCCTACAATCCTGGTCTACAACAAGGGAGACATTGTAAAGCAGATTGTGACCTTGATGACCCTGGCTGGTGCTCGGACCAACATGAGGCAGATTGACGACCTGCTTGTTGAAGTTGGTGCTGTGCCTGATTCTGATCTGCGAGTGGtcaagaggaggagagcagcggaggatgctgaagaggagCGATTGGCCGGCAAGACCATCAAAACAAGCAATGCTGGGAGAGCGCGGGTtgacagcgacgacgacgattgGGACTGAGCCAGGGCTATATAGAAATCAATCTCTGCCCAAGTCAACATCCGCTTCGAACTGCAGCCCACGCAAAGTCTCGATCTAATACCACCCGCAGCTCTGCACGAGCCCCAGCGCCCAAGATGTGTCCCAGTTGTGAAGTTTAGGTCAGCAAGAGAGCTCTGGAGATTCGCTGGCTGGTGCCGGTTTTCTCTTATACCCTGGTAGCTTATGATAGCCACGAAAGGGGTCTTTGCTCCAACCGATAAAAATGCGGGGGCCTAGGATTCTTAGGGAGCCCGATGCAACTACGGGCTTACTGACAaaagcttaaaaaaaaattcaatgTTACTTGTATGGACATATAAcatggagatgctggctggCACTGCTAATGAAAGTGCCACGAAGAACGGTACGGTAAGAAATAAGAGCATCTCGCTGcgcatacgagtacagcgAGTACAGCACAGAGAGTAGAGCAGCTTTTGCCACGCAACATCTGCCTGGCAGGCAGCCCAGGATATCTCGAGCTGTCACAAAATACACCACGCACGCGACAAGGGTGGAGGCCGGCGTGGGGCTGCACTTGGTAGCGCTGCAAGTTATTTACGCCTAGCCCCCTCTGAACGCGTTGGTCGCGTTTCTACCGCTGTCACGTCGTTATATTCCGGCTTTTGAAAGGCAGGAATTGCAATTTACACGTTTCAGGTAGATTCCATGTTTGTTTGGCACGTCTGTGTCTGTGCTTGTCTGTCAAATGTCGGAAGAGCCATCGTTGCCTCGACTGCCTGCGGTCTCGTGGGATGAACAATCTCAGAGCTTCTCCAACCAGCCCCGCAAGCGTCACCGTATTAGTTCGCGGCAAGGGAATCCCTCGTCGCCCTTGAATTTCAATTCCAGCGACCCAGCTGTCTTTTCTAGTGACGATGATCCGGGCCTTGACAATTATGTCGAAGGGAGGCACAAGAGGCGCTACGTTGGATCATGGTTCCAACAACAGCTTGAATCGCCAGATGCCGCCTCCACCGAGGATGTCACCCTTGCTCCCATCCAGACAAAGCGCTAC
The sequence above is drawn from the Trichoderma breve strain T069 chromosome 5, whole genome shotgun sequence genome and encodes:
- a CDS encoding phosducin domain-containing protein → MAAPSEQRIAVPIDDPNADTEWNDILRKHGVIPEKPPSPTPMIEEAILEARRLAHENRLEGKDLDELDELEDEEDDDFLEQYRQKRMAELSNLQKKSIHGSVYPISKPDYQREITEASNNGPVFVNLTSTSGNVESRVLSELWRQAAKEYGDIKFCEIRASQAIENYPDRNCPTILVYNKGDIVKQIVTLMTLAGARTNMRQIDDLLVEVGAVPDSDLRVVKRRRAAEDAEEERLAGKTIKTSNAGRARVDSDDDDWD